In Symphalangus syndactylus isolate Jambi chromosome 14, NHGRI_mSymSyn1-v2.1_pri, whole genome shotgun sequence, one DNA window encodes the following:
- the LRRTM1 gene encoding leucine-rich repeat transmembrane neuronal protein 1, whose protein sequence is MDFLLLGLCLYWLLRRPSGVVLCLLGACFQMLPAAPSGCPQLCRCEGRLLYCEALNLTEAPHNLSGLLGLSLRYNSLSELRAGQFTGLMQLTWLYLDHNHICSVQGDAFQKLRRVKELTLSSNQITQLPNTTFRPMPNLRSVDLSYNKLQALAPDLFHGLRKLTTLHMRANAIQFVPVRIFQDCRSLKFLDIGYNQLKSLARNSFAGLFKLTELHLEHNDLVKVNFAHFPRLISLHSLCLRRNKVAIVVSSLDWVWNLEKMDLSGNEIEYMEPHVFETVPHLQSLQLDSNRLTYIEPRILNSWKSLTSITLAGNLWDCGRNVCALASWLSNFQGRYDGNLQCASPEYAQGEDVLDAVYAFHLCEDGAEPTSGHLLSAVTNRSDLGPPASSATTLADGGEGQHDGTFEPATVALPGGEHAENAVQIHKVVTGTMALIFSFLIVVLVLYVSWKCFPASLRQLRQCFVTQRRKQKQKQTMHQMAAMSAQEYYVDYKPNHIEGALVIINEYGSCTCHQQPARECEV, encoded by the coding sequence ATGGATTTCCTGCTGCTCGGTCTCTGTCTATACTGGCTGCTGAGGAGGCCCTCGGGGGTGGTCTTGTGTCTGCTGGGGGCCTGCTTTCAGATGCTGCCCGCCGCCCCCAGCGGGTGCCCGCAGCTGTGCCGGTGCGAGGGGCGGCTGCTGTACTGCGAGGCGCTCAACCTCACCGAGGCGCCCCACAACCTGTCCGGCCTGCTGGGCTTGTCCCTGCGCTACAACAGCCTCTCGGAGCTGCGCGCCGGCCAGTTCACGGGGTTAATGCAGCTCACGTGGCTCTATCTGGATCACAATCACATCTGCTCGGTGCAGGGGGACGCCTTTCAGAAACTGCGCCGAGTTAAGGAACTCACGCTGAGTTCCAACCAGATCACCCAACTGCCCAACACCACCTTCCGGCCCATGCCCAACCTGCGCAGCGTGGACCTCTCGTACAACAAGCTGCAGGCGCTCGCGCCCGACCTCTTCCACGGGCTGCGGAAGCTCACCACGCTGCATATGCGGGCCAACGCCATCCAGTTTGTGCCCGTGCGCATCTTCCAGGACTGCCGCAGCCTCAAGTTTCTCGACATCGGATACAATCAGCTCAAGAGTCTGGCGCGCAACTCTTTCGCCGGCTTGTTTAAGCTCACCGAGCTGCACCTCGAGCACAACGACTTGGTGAAGGTGAACTTCGCCCACTTCCCGCGCCTCATCTCCCTGCACTCGCTCTGCCTGCGGAGGAACAAGGTGGCCATTGTGGTCAGCTCGCTTGACTGGGTTTGGAATCTGGAGAAAATGGACTTGTCGGGCAACGAGATCGAGTACATGGAGCCCCATGTGTTCGAGACCGTGCCGCACCTGCAGTCCCTGCAGCTGGACTCCAACCGCCTCACCTACATCGAGCCCCGGATCCTCAACTCTTGGAAGTCCCTGACAAGCATCACCCTGGCCGGGAACCTGTGGGACTGCGGGCGCAACGTGTGTGCCCTAGCCTCGTGGCTCAGCAACTTCCAGGGGCGCTACGATGGCAACTTGCAGTGCGCCAGCCCGGAGTACGCACAGGGCGAGGACGTCCTGGACGCCGTGTACGCCTTCCACCTGTGCGAGGATGGGGCCGAGCCCACCAGCGGCCACCTGCTCTCGGCCGTCACCAACCGCAGTGATCTGGGGCCCCCTGCCAGCTCGGCCACCACGCTTGCGGACGGCGGGGAGGGGCAGCACGACGGCACATTCGAGCCTGCCACCGTGGCTCTTCCAGGCGGCGAGCACGCCGAGAACGCCGTGCAGATTCACAAGGTGGTCACGGGCACCATGGCCCTCATCTTCTCCTTCCTCATCGTGGTCCTGGTGCTCTACGTATCCTGGAAGTGTTTCCCAGCCAGCCTCAGGCAGCTCAGACAGTGCTTTGTCACGCAGCgcaggaagcaaaagcagaaacagacCATGCATCAGATGGCTGCCATGTCTGCCCAGGAATACTACGTTGATTACAAACCGAACCACATTGAGGGAGCCCTGGTGATCATCAACGAGTATGGCTCGTGTACCTGCCACCAGCAGCCCGCGAGGGAATGCGAGGTGTGA